In Syntrophales bacterium, the genomic window TAATGATAATCTGTAACTTCAACATCATAAGCGTCGCCAGCCTTCCATTTAAAACATATCCGCCATTGATCATTGATGCGTATACTGTGCTGGCTTTTCCGGTCACCTTTCAATGCCTCCAATTGGTTACCCGGTGGTATTCGCAAATCATTTAATTTTGTTGCAGCATCAAGAGTTATCAGCTTCTTACGCGCAATATGCTGAATATTTTGCGGCAATTTGCTTGAAAATTGTCGATTGATTATTTTCTCAGTCTCTTTGTCCCTGAAGGATTTTATCATGAAAAATATAATAACGCATTACGATAATAACGTCAAGCGCTATGTTGCGATCATAACAAAAACTGCAAA contains:
- a CDS encoding type II toxin-antitoxin system RelE/ParE family toxin, yielding MIKSFRDKETEKIINRQFSSKLPQNIQHIARKKLITLDAATKLNDLRIPPGNQLEALKGDRKSQHSIRINDQWRICFKWKAGDAYDVEVTDYH